From the Tripterygium wilfordii isolate XIE 37 chromosome 6, ASM1340144v1, whole genome shotgun sequence genome, one window contains:
- the LOC119999352 gene encoding protein translocase subunit SecA 1, translating to MQTPRTLANIYTKKVIFSSRYSNLTPSQYRSISSTTPLNSWMDKVKGVFTGNKTSLDEPEISSESFTLLKFADGLKTARRLGTFKQYMVGRSSEATFSDAFEKSEAILRYLGGIDPTGENLKSNQKQEAAKCFNCTVADVENALAKFTWAKEAQKKVEDLKKEGKPMPKSFGEVQKLMGSTPLDLARSNLAKSGQISRNALCPCGSKKRYKRCCGKD from the exons ATGCAAACTCCACGAACACTTGCCAACATTTACACCAAAAAGGTGATCTTCTCCTCCCGATACAGTAATCTAACTCCATCACAGTATCGTTCGATTTCCTCCACGACGCCACTCAACTCATGGATGGACAAGGTCAAAGGGGTTTTTACCGGGAACAAAACCTCCTTAGATGAACCAGAAATCAGCTCCGAATCATTCACTCTACTTA AATTTGCTGATGGACTGAAGACTGCAAGGAGGTTAGGGACATTCAAGCAATATATGGTGGGTCGAAGCAGCGAAGCAACATTTTCTGATGCTTTTGAAAAGTCTGAGGCAATTCTTCGATATCTTGGAGGCATTGATCCTACAGGAGAG AACCTCAAAAGCAATCAAAAACAAGAAGCAGCAAAATGTTTTAATTGCACAGTGGCTGACGTGGAGAATGCACTTGCAAAGTTTACTTGGGCTAAAGAAGCACAAAAAAAGGTAGAGGACttaaagaaagaaggaaaaccaATGCCAAAGAGCTTCGGTGAG GTACAAAAGCTGATGGGGTCAACTCCATTGGATCTTGCTAGGTCTAATTTGGCCAAGAGTGGGCAGATCAGTCGGAATGCACTTTGTCCATGTGGTTCCAAGAAGAGATACAAGCG GTGCTGTGGCAAGGATTAG
- the LOC119999351 gene encoding uncharacterized protein LOC119999351, which produces MALSSSPLPSQKGVIITVPTLVLSLSAAAIFIFLLLSTLSTCSCPPSTAPASTGAAAVSRGGNYGEDRTERFSPTQDDIEWIRDQIRVNGIRMQPNVLRKGINPRTRAQQLQDLIQFKGISHYEEPESNDHTALPCPGELLVEEHHSNYGEPWAGGRDVFEFLAESSHLTPVSRVLEIGCGTLRVGVHFIRYLNLKHFHCLERDELSLMAAFRYELPSQGLLHKRPVIVKGEDMEFSKFGAGVVYDLIYASAVFLHMPDKLVWVGFERLANKLKPYEGRIFVSHNIKFCSRLGGDECTKRLTSLGLEYIGKHTHDSLLFNHYEIWFEFRQSKA; this is translated from the exons ATGGCTCTCTCATCATCGCCATTACCATCGCAAAAAGGCGTAATAATAACAGTACCAACACTGGTGCTCTCTCTCTCAGCCGCCGCAatcttcatcttcctcctcTTGTCCACTCTTTCCACTTGCTCTTGTCCTCCTTCAACCGCCCCTGCTTCGACTGGTGCCGCCGCCGTATCGAGGGGTGGGAATTATGGGGAGGATCGTACGGAGAGGTTTTCGCCTACGCAGGATGATATAGAGTGGATTAGGGATCAGATCCGGGTCAATGGTATCCGAATGCAACCGAATGTGCTTCGTAAGGGCATCAATCCTCGCACTAGGGCTCAACAACTCCAGGATCTCATTCA ATTCAAGGGTATTTCCCACTATGAAGAACCTGAATCTAATGATCATACTGCCCTCCCATGTCCAGGCGAACTGCTCGTTGAAGAGCACCACAGCAACTATGGGGAGCCCTGGGCTGGCGGACGGGATGTATTTGAGTTCCTAGCTGAGTCTTCACATCTGACTCCTGTCTCACGCGTTCTTGAAATTGGGTGTGGCACACTCCGTGTTGGGGTACACTTTATTCGCTATCTCAATCTGAAACATTTCCATTGCCTTGAAAGAGATGAGCTATCTCTCATGGCTGCATTCAGGTATGAGCTTCCTTCTCAGGGTCTTTTGCACAAGCGTCCTGTGATTGTGAAAGGCGAGGACATGGAGTTCTCCAAGTTTGGTGCTGGAGTTGTTTATGATCTGATTTATGCAAGTGCTGTTTTTCTTCATATGCCTGATAAATTGGTGTGGGTTGGTTTTGAGAGGTTAGCAAATAAGTTGAAACCTTATGAAGGGCGGATCTTCGTATCTCATAACATAAAGTTTTGTTCAAGATTGGGAGGAGACGAGTGCACAAAGAGGCTTACAAGTTTGGGGCTCGAGTATATTGGAAAGCATACACATGACAGCTTACTTTTTAATCATTATGAGATTTGGTTTGAGTTTAGGCAGTCTAAAGCTTAG
- the LOC120000371 gene encoding WD repeat-containing protein 48-like, which produces MHRVGSAGNTANSSRPRKEKRLTYVLSDADDTKHCAGVNCLDLLKSSASGGCDFLFTGSRDGTLKRWALDEDSATCSATFESHIDWVNDAVIAGDNTLVSCSSDATLKSWNCLSDGTCVRTLRQHTDYVTCLAAAEKNSNVVASGGLGGEVFIWDIEAAVTPRSKSSDAVEDECSNGDSGSGNSLPMTSLRTIGSSNNISSQTTQSNGHVPVAAKGHKESVYALALNDSGTLLVSGGTEKVVRVWDPRTGLKTMKLRGHTDNIRALLLDSTGRFCLSGSSDSMIRLWDLGQQRCVHSYAVHTDSVWALASTPTFSHVYSGGRDSSLYLTDLATRESLLLCTKEHPILQLALHDDSIWVATTDSSVDRWPSEGRSPQKVFQKGGSFLAGNLSFSRARVSLEGSTPMPVYKEPALTIPGTPGIVQHEILNNRRHVLTKDTTGSVKLWEITKGVVVEDYGKVSFEDKKQELFEMVSIPAWFTVDTRLGSLSVHLDTPQCFSAEMYSADLNISGKPEDDKVNLARETLKGLLVHWLAKRRQRLGLQASPNGDVMSGKDIAARSLTHSRIEVDGNAENDSKVYPPFEFSTVSPPSIITEGSQGGPWRKKITDLDGAEDEKDFPWWVLDCVLNNRLPLRENTKCSFYLHPSEGSAAQILTQGKLSAPRILRIHKVVNYVIEKMVLDKPLDSVNPDAAFSPGLGGGSLQHSSVGDGSFRPGVKSWQKLRPSIEILCNNQVLPPDMSLATVRAYIWKKQEDVVLNYRVVQGR; this is translated from the exons ATGCACCGTGTAGGTAGTGCAGGTAATACGGCCAACTCTTCTCGCCCTCGAAAAGAAAAGAGACTGACATATGTGTTGAGTGATGCTGATGATACTAAG CATTGTGCTGGCGTAAATTGTTTGGACTTGTTAAAGTCATCTGCATCTGGAGGGTGTGATTTTCTCTTCACTGGGAGCCGTGATGGCACCCTAAAGAGATGGGCACTGGATGAAGATTCTGCGACTTGCTCAGCTACATTTGAGTCACACATTGACTGG GTAAATGATGCTGTCATTGCTGGTGACAATACACTTGTTTCCTGCTCTTCAGACGCCACTCTCAAG TCATGGAATTGCCTCTCTGATGGAACCTGCGTCAGGACTCTCCGTCAGCATACTGACTATGTCACTTGTCTTGCTGCAGCAGAAAAAAAT AGCAATGTTGTTGCCTCTGGTGGCCTTGGTGGGGAGGTCTTCATATGGGATATTGAAGCTGCAGTTACTCCGCGGTCAAAGTCAAGTGATGCAGTGGAAGACGAATGTTCAAATGGTGACAGCGGTTCTGGGAATTCATTACCCATGACGAGTTTACGCACCATTGGCTCAAGCAACAACATTTCTTCGCAGACAACTCAGTCTAATGGACATGTCCCTGTTGCTGCCAAAGGTCATAAGGAGTCTGTTTATGCATTGGCATTGAATGATAGTGGAACCCTTCTTGTATCTGGTGGAACAGAGAAG GTAGTGCGTGTTTGGGACCCAAGAACCGGTTTGAAGACCATGAAACTAAGAGGACATACAGATAACATCAGGGCTTTACTTCTAGACTCCACTGGCAG GTTTTGCTTATCAGGATCTTCTGACTCTATGATCAG ATTATGGGATCTTGGACAGCAGCGTTGTGTGCATTCTTATGCAGTGCATACTGATTCCGTGTGGGCGCTTGCCAGCACACCAACATTCAGTCATGTTTATAGTGGCGGAAGGGACTCTTCT TTATACCTGACAGACTTGGCGACGAGGGAGAGTCTCTTGCTTTGCACAAAGGAGCATCCCATTCTGCAATTGGCACTGCATGATGATAGTATATGGGTTGCAACAACGGATTCTTCAGTTGATAGATGGCCCTCTGAGGGACGGAGTCCTCAGAAGGTTTTTCAGAAAGGTGGGTCATTTTTGGCCGGAAACTTGTCTTTCTCAAGAGCGAGAGTTTCTTTGGAAGGATCTACCCCT ATGCCTGTATATAAGGAACCGGCGTTAACCATTCCTGGAACTCCAGGAATAGTGCAGCATGAAATTTTAAATAACAGAAGGCATGTATTGACTAAG GATACTACTGGCTCAGTGAAGCTATGGGAAATTACCAAGGGGGTCGTGGTTGAGGACTATGGAAAG GTTTCTTTTGAGGACAAAAAGCAAGAATTATTTGAGATG GTCAGCATCCCTGCATGGTTCACTGTGGATACAAGGCTTGGAAGTTTGTCTGTTCATTTGGACACACCACAATGTTTTTCTGCAGAGATGTATTCGGCAGATCTTAACATTTCTGGAAAACCTGAAGATGATAAG GTTAATCTAGCTCGTGAAACCCTTAAAGGTCTATTGGTTCATTGGTTAGCCAAAAGGAGACAGAGACTTGGATTGCAAGCTTCACCTAATGGGGATGTTATGTCTGGGAAGGATATTGCTGCTAGAAGTCTTACTCATTCTAGGATTGAGGTAGATGGCAATGCTGAAAATGACTCCAAGGTGTATCCTCCTTTCGAATTTTCAACAGTTTCCCCTCCTTCAATTATCACTGAAGGATCTCAAGGAGGACCATGGAGGAAGAAAATAACTGATTTAGATGGAGCTGAAGACGAGAAGGACTTCCCTTGGTGGGTTCTAGATTGTGTTTTAAATAACCGGCTTCCGCTGAGAGAAAATACGAA GTGCAGCTTTTATCTGCATCCCTCTGAAGGTTCAGCTGCCCAGATACTTACACAAGGCAAACTAAGTGCACCTCGCATATTGAGAATACATAAA gTTGTCAATTATGTAATAGAGAAGATGGTCCTCGATAAACCATTGGATAGTGTAAACCCTGATGCAGCATTTTCTCCTGGACTTGGTGGGGGGTCATTACAACATTCATCCGTTGGAGATGGATCTTTCCGGCCTGGGGTGAAGTCTTGGCAAAAGCTGAGGCCTTCTATAGAAATCTTATGCAATAATCAG GTCTTACCCCCAGACATGAGCTTAGCCACGGTGAGGGCTTATATATGGAAGAAACAAGAGGATGTCGTCCTCAACTACAGAGTGGTTCAGGGTCGGTAA
- the LOC120000979 gene encoding probable nucleolar protein 5-2 has protein sequence MLVLFETPAGFALFKVLDEGRLSRVEDLWREFSTADSARQVVKLKAFSKFENTSEALEAVTKIIDSAPSKGLRKFLRAHCEGETLAVADSKLGNAIKEKLKIECVHNNAVMELMRGLRSQLTELITGLGAQDLAPMSLGLSHSLSRYKLKFSPDKVDTMIIQAIGLLDDLDKELNTYAMRVREWYGWHFPELAKIVQDNIIYAKVVKKMSSRENAAKLDFSDILPEDVETELKEAAMISMGTEVSEVDLMNIRELCDQVLSLAEYRAQLYDYLKSRMNTIAPNLTALVGELVGARLIAHGGSLLNLAKQPGSTVQILGAEKALFRALKTKHATPKYGLLYHASLVGQAAPKMKGKISRSLAAKAALAIRYDALGDGQDNSMGLENRAKLEARLRNLEGRELGHSAGSAKGKPKIEVYDKDRKKGAAGLITPAKTYNPAADSILGQTPNSTAGNLEETVSRKRKTDSETPKADEVADVSALGEQMKEKKKKKKKTGEVETALPDTAEPEAVETSKKEKKKKKHSDENEDLKNKEDNVAAGEKKKKKRKHVDQDKEESEMTSKKKEKRKKKSVD, from the exons ATGCTTGTATTGTTCGAGACGCCAGCGGGTTTTGCCCTATTCAAAGTATTAGATGAAGGCAGGCTATCTAGAGTTGAG GACTTATGGAGGGAGTTCTCCACAGCAGATTCCGCCAGACAg GTTGTGAAGCTGAAAGCTTTTTCAAAGTTTGAGAACACATCAGAAGCTTTAGAAGCAGTAACCAAAATTATTGATAGTGCACCCAGCAAAGGTTTGCGCAAGTTCTTGCGTGCCCATTGTGAGGGAGAAACACTAGCTGTGGCTGATTCAAAGCTTGGAAATGCGATTAAGGAAAAGCTG AAAATTGAATGTGTTCACAACAATGCTGTCATGGAGTTGATGAGAGGTTTGAGAAGTCAGTTAACTGAACTCATAACCGGTCTTGGTGCTCAAGACCTTGCACCAATGAGCTTAGGTTTGTCTCATAGTCTCTCTAGATACAAGCTGAAGTTCAGTCCTGATAAG GTTGATACAATGATCATCCAGGCAATTGGATTACTTGATGATCTTGATAAAGAGCTGAACACATATGCAATGAGGGTTAGAGAGTGGTATGGTTGGCATTTTCCAGAGCTTGCAAAGATTGTGCAGGACAACATTATTTATGCCAAAGTGGTAAAAAAGATGAGTAGCCGTGAAAATGCTGCAAAGCTCGACTTCTCTGAT ATATTACCTGAAGATGTGGAGACAGAATTGAAGGAGGCAGCTATGATATCCATGGGAACTGAAGTTAGTGAAGTTGATTTGATGAATATCAGAGAGCTCTGTGACCAGGTTCTATCTCTTGCTGAGTACAGAGCTCAGCTATATGATTATTTGAAAAGCCGAATGAACACTATTGCACCAAATTTGACTGCTCTTGTTGGAGAGCTTGTTGGAGCTCGCCTTATAGCCCATGGAGGTAGTTTGTTGAATTTAGCAAAGCAGCCTGGGAGCACAGTTCAGATCCTTGGTGCGGAGAAGGCTCTCTTCAGAGCTCTAAAGACAAAGCACGCAACTCCCAAGTATGGGCTTCTCTACCATGCATCCTTGGTTGGCCAGGCAGCCCCAAAGATGAAGGGTAAAATTTCCCGGTCACTTGCCGCAAAGGCTGCATTAGCAATTAGATATGATGCTCTAGGGGATGGCCAAGATAACTCTATGGGACTGGAGAACCGAGCCAAG CTTGAAGCGCGGTTAAGAAATCTTGAAGGGAGAGAACTGGGCCATTCTGCTGGATCGGCTAAAGGAAAACCTAAGATAGAAGTTTACGACAAGGATCGAAAGAAAGGAGCTGCAGGATTGATAACCCCAGCTAAG ACGTATAATCCTGCTGCGGACTCTATCCTTGGGCAAACACCAAACTCGACTGCTGGTAATTTGGAAGAAACGGTGTCAAGGAAGAGGAAGACCGACTCTGAGACACCTAAGGCTGATGAAGTAGCAGATGTTTCTGCTCTTGGTGAAcagatgaaagaaaaaaagaaaaagaagaagaagactggAGAAGTGGAAACAGCTTTGCCTGATACTGCAGAGCCTGAAGCTGTAGAGacgtcaaagaaagaaaagaagaagaagaaacattcCGATGAGAACGAAGATCTGAAAAATAAGGAGGACAATGTTGCCGctggagaaaagaagaaaaagaagagaaaacatgTTGACCAAGATAAAGAAGAATCTGAAATGACGagcaagaaaaaggagaaaaggaagaagaaaagtgtGGATTAG
- the LOC119999435 gene encoding protein CANDIDATE G-PROTEIN COUPLED RECEPTOR 2-like, with product MPTLPELAAESPIAIPLSRTPNSIILEESATHEQWPFECHGFWHNVALIVPSLLFVLYLAFQAKKSYAKLSNGRSYIMISYYGTLWLVSLLNLAWCSLQGWECSSGNEVAWNILSLLTKSGMLFLEVSLVAFLLQGNYVSGFEALTRTFVISGLVVGCDILLKAIYVFGYGVPLFIDSLENPHLKWGLWVVHRLVLTAVYGFILFLYHSKWRERLPARPAFYKYVTIMFSLNALALFACALTGRGANFGFWLYGATIVCYHAFYLPFIYVTFLADFLQEEDLHLENAYYSEMKDAGFFDADWD from the exons ATGCCTACCCTTCCAGAACTTGCTGCGGAATCGCCAATTGCAATCCCACTATCGCGAACCCCTAACTCTATTATATTAGAAGAATCTGCTACTCATGAACAGTGGCCCTTCGAGTGCCATGGATTTTGGCACAATGTGGCCCTGATTGTTCCCTCTCTATTGTTTGTGCTCTACTTGGCTTTCCAGGCCAAGAAGAGCTACGCGAAGCTATCCAATGGGCGATCATATATAATGATTTCGTATTATGGCACTCTTTGGCTCGTTAGCTTGCTAAATCTTGCTTGGTGCTCCTTGCAG GGATGGGAGTGCAGTTCTGGGAATGAAGTAGCATGGAATATCTTATCTTTGCTTACAAAATCTGGAATGTTATTTCTGGAAGTAAGCTTGgttgcttttcttcttcaagGAAATTATGTGAGCGGTTTTGAAGCTTTGACGCGGACATTCGTTATTTCAGGGCTCGTTGTTGGTTGTGACATACTTCTGAAG gcaatttatgtgtttggatatGGTGTCCCTTTGTTTATCGACAGCCTAGAAAATCCACATCTTAAGTGGGGCTTGTGGGTTGTCCACAGGCTAGTGTTAACTGCAGTTTATGGCTTCATCTTGTTCCTTTATCACTCCAAGTGGAGAGAAAGGCTACCTG caAGACCCGCATTCTACAAATACGTCACCATCATGTTCTCCTTGAATGCCTTAGCTCTGTTTGCTTGTGCACTTACTGGGAGGGGAGCAAATTTCGGATTCTG GTTGTACGGTGCCACAATTGTTTGCTACCATGCCTTCTACCTTCCTTTTATATATGTGACATTTCTGGCAGACTTTCTCCAG GAGGAAGATTTGCACTTGGAGAATGCATATTACTCGGAGATGAAAGATGCTGGTTTCTTTGATGCTGACTGGGATTGA